The following proteins are encoded in a genomic region of Aliiroseovarius sp. F47248L:
- the lptG gene encoding LPS export ABC transporter permease LptG: protein MKLHLYIARRFLFAFLTMLVVLAMIFVLLDMVESMRRFDSAAVGFGNVLGLTLLNAPVWMYRILPLIVILATLWMFLSLARSSEMVVTRAAGRSALNTLVSPALTVFLFGLLAVAVGNPIAAATSKKYERIAAQYKGTGGSVLSISTEGVWLRQGNEDGQTVIRATKSDLEGTSLSGVTFFSFAPDGLPTLRIEAKTASLEPGQWMLTKAKVWDLENADNPEMDAESYDEYLVDSNLTQEQIRDSFGKPSSISIWDMPHFIRQLEAAGFSARAHQVWFHMELATPFFLVAMVLIGAGFTMRHTRFGRTGIMVLLALMMGFGAYFIRNFAQILGENGQIPVLLAAWVPPIAAIMMPMGLLLHLEDG from the coding sequence ATGAAACTTCACTTGTATATCGCGCGCAGGTTCTTGTTTGCCTTTTTGACCATGCTCGTCGTGTTGGCGATGATTTTCGTTCTTCTGGACATGGTGGAAAGCATGCGCCGGTTTGACAGCGCCGCCGTTGGCTTTGGAAATGTGCTGGGTTTGACCCTGTTGAATGCACCAGTCTGGATGTACCGCATTCTGCCGCTGATCGTCATACTGGCGACCTTGTGGATGTTCCTGAGCCTTGCGCGCAGTTCCGAGATGGTCGTGACTCGCGCCGCGGGGCGTTCGGCATTGAACACTCTGGTTTCGCCTGCGCTGACGGTTTTTCTATTCGGCTTGTTGGCCGTGGCTGTTGGTAACCCGATAGCAGCGGCCACGTCCAAGAAATACGAGCGCATCGCGGCACAGTACAAAGGCACGGGGGGATCCGTCCTGTCGATCTCGACCGAGGGTGTGTGGCTCAGACAGGGCAACGAGGACGGTCAGACGGTGATCCGCGCGACAAAGTCTGATCTGGAAGGCACCAGCCTGTCGGGCGTAACCTTCTTTTCTTTCGCGCCGGATGGGCTTCCCACCCTTCGGATCGAAGCGAAAACCGCCAGCTTGGAACCGGGCCAATGGATGTTGACCAAGGCCAAGGTCTGGGATCTTGAGAACGCAGACAATCCCGAGATGGACGCCGAATCTTATGACGAATACCTCGTGGATTCGAACCTAACACAGGAGCAGATCAGGGACAGTTTCGGCAAGCCAAGCTCGATCTCGATCTGGGACATGCCGCACTTTATTCGTCAGTTGGAAGCCGCCGGATTCTCGGCCCGCGCGCACCAAGTATGGTTTCATATGGAGCTTGCAACGCCATTTTTCCTAGTAGCGATGGTGCTGATTGGCGCGGGCTTCACCATGCGCCACACTCGGTTCGGGCGTACTGGCATCATGGTCTTGTTGGCGTTGATGATGGGTTTCGGGGCCTATTTCATTCGCAATTTCGCGCAGATTCTGGGTGAAAACGGTCAGATTCCGGTGCTTTTGGCCGCGTGGGTGCCACCCATCGCCGCAATCATGATGCCCATGGGGCTTTTGTTGCATCTGGAGGACGGATGA
- the lptD gene encoding LPS assembly protein LptD, translated as MMGLRSGLRTSLLAMWLGVAVTAAAIFTTSRPALAGQASLIADHVRVEGNSALIAQGNVVVLYEGTRLTASRVVYDKSTDKLSIQGPITISRPDGTVLIAGAAELSSDLRNGILKSARLVLNEQLQIAAAQINRVNDRYTQMTRVAASSCHVCKTNPVPLWQIRAERVVHDEKARQLYFHGAQLRIADVPVFYLPRLRLPDPTLKRATGFLPPRIRTTSTLGVGVVTPFFLRLGDHADLTLSPFLAAKTTTLELRYRQAFQAGDIEFSGAVSRDNVLPNQTRYYVFGEGKFNLPRDYTLSFELQEVSDPAYLLDYGYSDQDRLRNAINVMRARRDEFVFGGITRYDTLRESELPISDQLPFAQIDTFYERRFFPNWLGGEVRGNLSWQAHFRESSEDILGRDMARLGAGIGWTRSWIGPAGLVIEAEAGVDANVYWIEQDSRFESEQSFAAPSAGVTLRWPMSRVAASGAVDILEPVAHIAWSKQVGADIPNEDSVFVEFDEANLFDLNRFPGYDQREDGARAAVGLSWTRHSPSGWAFTLAAGRVFRESGFDQFTDASGLAGDSSDWLLGAHVNLGGRFALQGRALLNNDFGVTKSETRAAYLAEDFEISAAHIWVIEDTAENRPDPTHELRLDGAYQISDFWRVSADGSFDLEAQQATRAGLGLRYQNECLFVDLSLSRRFTSSINVTPTTDFGFKVELTGFGGARGKTAHKCSG; from the coding sequence ATGATGGGTCTTCGGTCAGGTCTACGCACAAGCCTTTTGGCGATGTGGTTGGGAGTCGCTGTCACCGCAGCTGCGATATTCACGACGTCGCGCCCCGCGTTGGCAGGGCAGGCAAGCCTGATCGCGGACCACGTGCGTGTCGAAGGCAATAGCGCGTTGATTGCACAGGGCAATGTCGTTGTATTGTACGAAGGCACACGGTTGACGGCATCGCGCGTGGTTTATGACAAGTCGACAGACAAGCTCAGCATTCAAGGGCCGATCACCATTAGCCGTCCCGACGGCACAGTCCTGATAGCTGGCGCAGCCGAGTTGTCGTCAGATCTGCGCAACGGCATCCTGAAAAGCGCGCGACTTGTCCTAAATGAACAGTTGCAGATTGCCGCCGCCCAGATCAATCGCGTGAATGACCGCTATACGCAAATGACCCGCGTTGCGGCCTCGTCCTGCCACGTGTGCAAAACCAACCCAGTGCCGCTGTGGCAGATCCGGGCCGAACGCGTGGTGCATGACGAAAAAGCCCGGCAATTGTATTTTCATGGCGCACAGCTTCGCATCGCCGACGTTCCAGTTTTCTATCTGCCACGATTGCGTCTGCCCGACCCCACCCTAAAGCGCGCCACTGGGTTCCTGCCCCCTCGCATTCGCACCACATCGACGCTTGGCGTCGGTGTGGTCACCCCATTCTTTTTGCGCCTGGGTGATCATGCGGACCTGACCTTGTCCCCGTTTCTGGCCGCCAAGACGACCACGCTTGAGTTGCGGTATCGTCAGGCGTTCCAGGCGGGGGACATCGAGTTTTCCGGCGCAGTCAGTCGGGACAACGTTCTGCCCAACCAGACGCGATACTACGTCTTTGGCGAGGGTAAATTTAATCTGCCTCGCGACTATACGCTTTCGTTTGAACTGCAAGAGGTCTCGGACCCCGCTTATTTGCTTGATTACGGCTATTCCGATCAGGACCGACTGCGCAACGCGATCAACGTGATGCGGGCACGACGGGACGAGTTCGTGTTCGGGGGCATCACCCGCTATGACACGTTGCGTGAATCCGAATTGCCGATATCGGACCAACTGCCCTTTGCGCAGATCGACACCTTCTATGAACGCCGCTTCTTTCCGAACTGGCTGGGCGGTGAAGTGCGCGGCAATCTGTCATGGCAGGCGCATTTTCGCGAAAGCAGTGAGGATATTCTTGGCCGCGACATGGCGCGATTGGGGGCTGGGATAGGCTGGACCCGCAGCTGGATCGGCCCCGCTGGTCTGGTGATCGAAGCCGAAGCGGGCGTGGATGCCAATGTTTACTGGATCGAACAAGACAGCCGGTTTGAATCTGAACAGAGTTTTGCGGCGCCCTCTGCCGGTGTGACTCTTCGATGGCCCATGTCGCGCGTGGCGGCATCGGGGGCGGTCGATATTCTGGAACCCGTCGCCCATATCGCATGGTCCAAACAGGTCGGGGCCGATATCCCCAATGAAGACAGCGTGTTTGTCGAGTTTGACGAGGCCAATCTGTTCGATCTGAACCGGTTTCCCGGTTATGACCAGCGCGAAGATGGCGCGCGTGCAGCGGTCGGGTTAAGCTGGACACGCCACTCACCCTCAGGCTGGGCCTTTACGCTGGCCGCCGGTCGGGTGTTCCGTGAAAGCGGGTTCGACCAGTTCACCGATGCATCGGGGTTGGCAGGGGACAGTTCGGACTGGCTGTTGGGCGCGCATGTAAACCTTGGTGGGCGGTTCGCACTTCAGGGCCGCGCGCTTCTGAACAACGATTTCGGCGTGACCAAGTCGGAAACGCGCGCCGCCTATCTGGCCGAGGACTTCGAGATTAGTGCCGCCCATATCTGGGTGATCGAAGACACTGCTGAAAACCGCCCTGACCCGACCCACGAATTGCGGCTGGACGGCGCTTATCAGATCAGCGACTTCTGGCGCGTGTCGGCCGATGGCAGCTTTGATCTTGAGGCACAACAAGCTACACGGGCCGGATTGGGGCTGCGCTATCAAAATGAATGCCTTTTTGTGGACCTTTCCCTCTCGCGTCGTTTCACATCCTCCATTAATGTGACGCCAACAACGGATTTCGGCTTCAAGGTTGAACTGACGGGTTTCGGCGGCGCACGGGGTAAAACGGCCCATAAATGCAGCGGCTGA
- a CDS encoding peptidylprolyl isomerase has product MVKRKNNSRASTLPKPRWTQRLAASLVAGLLVVTSFGAAPAVAQDLFAPVKKINDRVITAYELSQRMAFLTILKAPGNLRELAMDQLTNEALQRQAAENADVKPTAEEILAGMEEFTGRFNLDIETFNKIIAQAGIAPETFRDFVSGGIAWRGVVRARWAGRVQVSDDEVDRQLALTRPGQGVRVLLSEIILPAQTPAQLQVSNARASELSEITTLPAFASAARQYSVAPSRGRSGRLQWMDLSNLPPAVAAQILPLAPGHVSDPIPVKNGVAIFQMRAIEEIDAPQPKDVTVDYATLFLPGGRSETALGEAAKIRAKADTCDDLYGIVRDATPEQLQRESLPIGQIPTNYALELAKLDEGEVSTNLTSASGQNLVFLMLCSRTRDLPEEVSREDIKLRLQNQRLQSFANAYLDELKAAAYIEDYSGQ; this is encoded by the coding sequence ATGGTGAAACGCAAGAATAACAGCCGCGCCAGCACGTTGCCGAAACCCCGGTGGACCCAGCGTCTTGCGGCGAGTTTGGTGGCCGGACTGCTTGTCGTGACTTCCTTCGGTGCGGCACCGGCAGTCGCGCAAGATCTGTTCGCCCCGGTAAAGAAAATCAACGACCGGGTAATAACCGCTTATGAACTGTCACAACGCATGGCGTTTCTGACCATACTGAAAGCACCCGGCAACCTTCGCGAACTGGCGATGGATCAGTTGACCAACGAAGCCTTGCAACGCCAAGCTGCCGAAAACGCGGATGTGAAACCCACTGCTGAAGAAATTCTTGCCGGGATGGAAGAATTCACCGGCCGGTTCAATTTGGATATTGAAACCTTCAACAAGATCATTGCTCAGGCCGGTATCGCGCCTGAAACTTTCCGCGACTTCGTATCCGGCGGGATTGCCTGGCGCGGCGTTGTGCGCGCCCGTTGGGCCGGACGCGTTCAGGTCTCGGACGATGAGGTGGATCGCCAACTGGCTTTGACCCGCCCCGGCCAAGGCGTGCGTGTACTCTTATCCGAGATTATCTTGCCCGCCCAGACCCCAGCGCAGTTGCAGGTGTCGAATGCCCGTGCCTCGGAACTGAGCGAGATCACCACCCTGCCCGCGTTTGCCTCGGCTGCACGGCAGTATTCCGTGGCGCCTTCGCGTGGGCGTTCGGGACGGTTGCAATGGATGGATCTCTCCAACCTGCCACCTGCCGTCGCTGCACAGATTCTGCCGCTGGCACCGGGTCATGTCAGTGACCCGATCCCGGTCAAAAACGGCGTGGCGATCTTTCAGATGCGTGCGATTGAGGAAATCGACGCTCCTCAACCAAAAGACGTGACCGTGGATTATGCCACCCTGTTCCTGCCCGGTGGACGGTCTGAGACCGCGCTTGGCGAGGCTGCGAAGATCCGCGCGAAAGCTGATACGTGCGACGACCTTTATGGTATCGTCCGGGATGCGACGCCCGAGCAACTGCAACGCGAATCCCTTCCCATCGGTCAGATCCCCACCAACTATGCACTGGAACTGGCTAAACTGGACGAAGGCGAAGTATCGACCAACCTGACCTCGGCTTCGGGTCAGAACCTTGTGTTCCTGATGCTGTGTTCGCGCACTCGTGATCTGCCAGAAGAGGTCAGCCGAGAAGACATCAAACTGCGGTTACAAAACCAGCGTCTGCAAAGCTTTGCCAATGCCTATCTGGATGAGCTGAAGGCCGCAGCTTATATCGAAGATTACAGCGGTCAATGA
- the pdxA gene encoding 4-hydroxythreonine-4-phosphate dehydrogenase PdxA — MIARTPSVDHLAPVALTIGEPAGIGPDITGPAFKALKDKVPFFLIGDPSHLPPGTEFTEISAPAEALTASSLPVLRHDFGSARRPGAPQADHAQHVITVIQRAVELTRAGNASAVCTNPIHKKALKDGAGFAFPGHTEFLSHLAGGANVVMMLACEGLRVVPATIHIALSDVSDALTPDLLAQVIRTTHAALIHDFAIENPRIAVAGLNPHAGEGGAMGMEEIEMITPLLDNLRAEGLELIGPQSADTMFHAAARAGYDAAVCMYHDQALIPIKTIDFAGGVNVTLGLPFVRTSPDHGTAFDIAGTGKADPSSLIAALRMAHQMSRVRQERAI; from the coding sequence ATGATCGCACGAACGCCGTCTGTGGACCATTTGGCACCGGTGGCGTTGACCATTGGTGAACCGGCTGGCATTGGCCCTGACATAACCGGCCCTGCCTTCAAAGCGTTGAAGGATAAGGTGCCGTTTTTTCTGATCGGTGATCCGTCGCACCTGCCGCCCGGCACCGAATTCACCGAAATCTCTGCGCCCGCCGAAGCGTTAACCGCATCCAGCTTGCCGGTGCTGCGCCACGATTTCGGCAGCGCTCGCCGCCCCGGCGCCCCCCAGGCAGACCATGCTCAGCATGTGATCACGGTGATCCAACGGGCGGTGGAACTGACGCGCGCAGGCAACGCTTCGGCAGTCTGCACCAATCCGATCCACAAGAAGGCTCTGAAGGATGGCGCCGGTTTTGCCTTCCCCGGTCATACAGAATTTCTGTCCCACCTGGCGGGCGGGGCCAATGTGGTGATGATGTTGGCCTGTGAAGGTCTGCGTGTTGTGCCCGCCACCATCCATATTGCTTTGTCGGACGTGTCGGATGCGCTCACGCCTGACCTTTTGGCGCAAGTCATTCGAACAACCCATGCAGCCCTTATCCACGACTTCGCCATTGAAAATCCGCGCATCGCCGTGGCTGGTTTGAATCCCCATGCGGGTGAAGGCGGCGCGATGGGGATGGAAGAGATCGAGATGATTACCCCGCTTCTAGACAATCTGCGGGCCGAGGGGCTGGAGCTGATCGGGCCGCAATCGGCGGACACGATGTTCCACGCCGCCGCGCGTGCAGGCTATGACGCTGCGGTCTGCATGTATCACGATCAGGCGCTGATCCCGATCAAGACCATCGACTTTGCCGGTGGCGTGAATGTCACGCTGGGCCTGCCCTTCGTGCGCACCTCGCCCGACCACGGCACCGCGTTTGACATCGCGGGCACTGGCAAGGCGGACCCTAGCTCTCTGATCGCCGCCCTGCGCATGGCACATCAGATGAGCCGCGTCCGGCAGGAGCGTGCCATATGA
- the rsmA gene encoding 16S rRNA (adenine(1518)-N(6)/adenine(1519)-N(6))-dimethyltransferase RsmA, with amino-acid sequence MSQIDGLPPLREVISTHGLVAKKSLGQNFLLDLNLTAKIARQAGDLSNSDILEIGPGPGGLTRGLLVEGARKVLAVEKDSRAMAPLAEIQAVYPDRLQVINADALDLDPLEHLTPPIRIVANLPYNVGTELLVRWLTPPRWPPVWDSLTLMFQKEVAERIVAQPGSKKYGRLAVLSQWRTTPRVVMELPPEAFTPPPKIHSAVVHFDALPEPRFPADADKLQALVAKAFGQRRKMLRASLKGLHPNIEDVLTSVGIKPTSRAEEISIEDFCALSRALAG; translated from the coding sequence ATGAGTCAGATCGACGGATTACCCCCCCTGCGCGAGGTGATATCTACCCATGGTTTGGTGGCCAAGAAATCACTGGGACAGAACTTTTTGTTGGATCTGAACCTGACCGCCAAGATCGCGCGACAGGCGGGGGATCTGAGTAACTCCGACATACTGGAAATCGGCCCCGGCCCCGGCGGGTTGACGCGCGGATTGTTAGTCGAAGGCGCACGCAAAGTGCTGGCAGTGGAAAAAGACAGCCGCGCAATGGCCCCTCTGGCCGAGATACAGGCGGTCTATCCTGACCGGCTTCAGGTGATCAACGCCGACGCGCTCGACCTTGATCCGCTGGAGCATCTGACCCCGCCGATCCGCATCGTGGCCAACCTGCCCTATAACGTTGGCACCGAGCTTCTGGTGCGCTGGTTGACCCCACCCCGCTGGCCGCCGGTCTGGGACAGCCTGACTTTGATGTTCCAGAAAGAGGTCGCCGAACGTATCGTCGCCCAGCCGGGATCAAAGAAATATGGCCGTCTGGCAGTGCTGTCGCAATGGCGCACGACCCCGCGCGTGGTGATGGAACTGCCGCCCGAGGCCTTCACGCCGCCGCCCAAGATCCATTCCGCCGTGGTGCATTTCGACGCCCTGCCCGAACCACGTTTTCCGGCGGACGCGGACAAGCTGCAAGCGCTTGTGGCCAAGGCATTTGGCCAGCGCCGCAAGATGCTGCGCGCGTCTTTGAAAGGGCTGCATCCGAATATCGAGGACGTGTTGACCTCGGTTGGGATCAAACCCACCTCGCGCGCCGAAGAGATCAGCATTGAAGATTTCTGCGCGCTCAGCCGGGCTTTGGCCGGCTAA
- a CDS encoding chloride channel protein, with the protein MPRRLKLFLYRSRRDLRKRTSTGWHILLEKGPSQVQFWLIALVIGIASGFAALGFRKGIETLQAALYGTDDLAHLHSFAGTLPWYWVLLLPAFGGLVVGIILNWFTHDGRVRAVADVIEGAALWEGRVEKRAGLGSALASLITLSTGGSSGREGPVVHLAAVISSWVSARIKADGVTGRDLLGCAVAAAVSASFNAPIAGALFALEVVLRHFAVHAFAPIAIASVAGTVINRIEYGDVTEFILPAEGSLAFYVELPAFLLLGLVCGVVAVILMRSIFWAEDVGDSLQRSLRLPKVLRPAFAGLILGAMAIWYPHIIGVGYETTSVALTGGLGLQLAITFVVVKVAAVAITMAGRMGGGVFSPALMVGALTGLAFGIVATAVFPDVSGSETLYALAGMGAVAAAVLGAPISTTLIVFELTGDWQTGIAVMAAVSLSTALASRWVDRSFFLTQLERRDVHLAAGPQAYLLSTVRVASVMRTVDHERAANEKQCWELIEQGVYIDGNATLEAVMPMFETSAARFVPVVTLGSEGDPPELWGAVFQVDALKAFNRALAETAAEEHS; encoded by the coding sequence ATGCCTAGACGGCTAAAATTGTTTCTATATCGCTCTAGGCGGGATTTGCGAAAGCGGACCTCTACCGGCTGGCATATTCTGCTCGAGAAAGGACCTAGCCAGGTGCAATTCTGGCTGATCGCACTGGTGATCGGGATTGCGTCCGGATTTGCGGCGCTGGGGTTTCGAAAGGGAATCGAAACGCTTCAGGCGGCGCTGTATGGCACCGACGATCTGGCGCATCTGCACAGTTTTGCGGGTACGCTTCCGTGGTATTGGGTGCTTTTGCTGCCCGCTTTCGGCGGGTTGGTTGTGGGCATCATCCTGAACTGGTTCACCCATGACGGACGTGTGCGCGCGGTGGCTGATGTGATCGAGGGCGCTGCCCTATGGGAGGGCCGCGTCGAAAAACGCGCGGGGCTTGGATCGGCGCTGGCCTCTCTGATCACGCTTTCAACCGGAGGATCGTCTGGTCGTGAAGGTCCCGTGGTGCATTTGGCGGCTGTCATTTCAAGCTGGGTGTCCGCCCGGATCAAGGCAGACGGCGTAACTGGGCGCGATCTTCTGGGCTGTGCGGTCGCGGCGGCAGTATCGGCCAGCTTCAACGCCCCGATCGCAGGCGCGCTGTTTGCGCTTGAGGTCGTGTTGCGCCACTTCGCCGTACACGCTTTTGCGCCGATTGCCATCGCGTCGGTTGCGGGCACAGTGATCAACCGTATCGAATATGGTGACGTCACCGAATTCATCCTGCCCGCTGAAGGTTCGCTTGCCTTCTATGTCGAACTGCCCGCCTTTTTGCTTCTGGGGCTGGTGTGCGGCGTGGTCGCCGTCATCCTGATGCGATCTATTTTCTGGGCCGAAGATGTCGGCGATTCTCTTCAGAGGTCTTTGCGCCTGCCCAAAGTGCTGCGCCCGGCCTTCGCGGGGCTGATCCTTGGGGCCATGGCCATCTGGTATCCGCATATCATCGGTGTGGGCTATGAAACCACATCTGTTGCCCTGACTGGCGGACTGGGACTGCAACTGGCAATTACATTTGTTGTGGTCAAGGTTGCCGCCGTCGCGATTACCATGGCCGGACGCATGGGGGGCGGAGTATTCTCACCGGCCCTGATGGTCGGAGCTTTGACCGGGTTGGCCTTCGGGATCGTGGCAACTGCTGTGTTCCCCGACGTATCAGGATCCGAGACTCTCTATGCGCTGGCGGGCATGGGGGCGGTTGCAGCGGCGGTGCTGGGCGCACCGATTTCGACCACGTTGATTGTGTTTGAACTGACCGGTGATTGGCAAACCGGAATCGCCGTGATGGCCGCAGTGTCACTGTCCACAGCGCTGGCCAGCCGCTGGGTGGACCGGTCATTCTTCCTGACCCAACTTGAACGGCGCGATGTGCATCTGGCCGCAGGACCGCAAGCTTATCTTTTGTCCACCGTTCGCGTTGCCTCGGTCATGCGAACCGTTGATCACGAACGGGCGGCAAACGAAAAACAGTGTTGGGAGCTGATTGAGCAGGGCGTGTACATCGACGGCAACGCCACTCTAGAGGCCGTGATGCCGATGTTTGAAACATCCGCCGCGCGGTTCGTACCGGTGGTCACGTTGGGCAGCGAGGGGGATCCACCCGAGCTTTGGGGGGCGGTGTTCCAAGTGGATGCGTTGAAAGCGTTCAACCGCGCGCTGGCCGAAACCGCGGCGGAAGAACACAGCTAG
- a CDS encoding FAD-linked oxidase C-terminal domain-containing protein — protein sequence MTIDTVFTELSSMLGDRLSRSKSDLSHHGGSESHFEPAPPDAVAWPETTDEVSNILRLCHAASVPVIPYGAGTSLEGHTSAPMGGLCIDTSRMNRMLSVDPGDMLAVVQPGVTREDLNHELRTLGVFFPVDPGANASIGGMAATRASGTTTVRYGSMRDNVMGLTVVLADGRVIKTGSRAAKSASGYDLTALFLGSEGTLGIITELTLRLHGVPEQISAGICAFPDMSSAVGAVQQVIQMGIPVARIEFVDADTARAFNGYAGTDMPECPHLLVEFHGSPTVVTEASEAFGETASDFGATGYEHATRTEDRNALWKIRHHAYYAVLALRPGARAVVTDICVPISKLAQAITETQADIAASGLMGPILGHVGDGNFHAALLIEDGNDAEKSIAKDLAARMSTRALEMGGTITGEHGIGMGKLGLMEAEHGSAWSVMGDIKLALDPKGILNPGKLIPQG from the coding sequence ATGACCATCGACACCGTGTTTACCGAGCTTTCGTCCATGCTAGGCGATCGACTCAGCCGCTCCAAGTCCGATCTGTCGCATCATGGCGGTTCCGAAAGCCATTTTGAACCGGCTCCGCCCGATGCGGTGGCTTGGCCTGAAACCACCGACGAGGTCAGCAATATTCTGCGACTGTGCCATGCGGCCAGTGTGCCGGTCATTCCCTATGGCGCAGGCACGTCATTGGAAGGCCATACCAGCGCGCCGATGGGTGGACTGTGCATCGACACGTCGCGAATGAACCGCATGCTTTCGGTCGATCCGGGCGACATGCTTGCGGTGGTGCAACCCGGCGTGACCCGCGAAGATCTAAATCACGAACTGCGCACGTTGGGCGTATTCTTTCCGGTTGATCCGGGGGCCAATGCCTCGATCGGCGGAATGGCGGCGACGCGGGCATCTGGAACAACCACGGTGCGCTATGGGTCGATGCGCGACAATGTGATGGGCCTGACCGTGGTGCTTGCGGATGGGCGTGTCATCAAGACCGGGTCACGCGCGGCAAAATCTGCGTCGGGCTATGATCTGACCGCGCTGTTTCTGGGGTCGGAAGGCACGCTTGGCATCATCACCGAACTGACCTTGCGGCTGCACGGTGTGCCGGAACAGATAAGCGCGGGCATTTGCGCTTTTCCTGACATGTCGTCTGCTGTGGGGGCGGTGCAACAGGTAATCCAAATGGGCATTCCCGTGGCGCGGATTGAATTCGTGGACGCCGACACTGCGCGCGCATTCAACGGCTATGCCGGGACCGACATGCCTGAATGCCCGCATCTGCTGGTTGAGTTTCACGGAAGTCCCACCGTTGTAACCGAAGCCAGTGAAGCCTTTGGTGAAACTGCCTCGGATTTTGGCGCCACGGGATACGAACACGCGACACGCACCGAAGATCGCAATGCGCTGTGGAAGATCCGCCACCACGCGTATTATGCGGTGCTGGCGCTGCGCCCGGGTGCGCGCGCCGTGGTTACGGACATCTGTGTGCCGATTTCAAAACTGGCCCAAGCCATCACCGAGACACAGGCCGACATTGCAGCGTCCGGCTTGATGGGGCCGATCCTTGGGCATGTGGGGGACGGAAATTTTCACGCAGCTTTGTTGATCGAAGACGGCAACGATGCCGAGAAAAGCATAGCCAAAGACCTTGCAGCCCGGATGAGCACCCGCGCCCTAGAAATGGGCGGCACAATCACCGGCGAACATGGGATTGGTATGGGCAAACTGGGGCTGATGGAGGCAGAGCACGGTTCAGCCTGGTCGGTCATGGGGGATATCAAACTGGCGCTGGACCCCAAGGGTATTCTGAACCCCGGCAAGCTTATACCGCAAGGGTAA